The following are encoded together in the Xanthomonas sacchari genome:
- a CDS encoding tetratricopeptide repeat protein codes for MKVRLRALSLLLALLPLGAAAAAPLNPAVAAVRDQWAQVAYQTPKPQRLQAYARLATQAGVARQASPRDPAALIWEGIVLSSEANERGGLGALALVKRARSDFEQALALDPAALNGAGCTSLGALYYQVPGWPVGFGDDAKARTLLQQGLQYDPDGIDANYFYGDFLRAQKDWSGAAAALRKALAAPPRPGREVADHGRRQQIQAALREVEPHLASR; via the coding sequence ATGAAGGTCCGTCTGCGTGCGCTGTCATTGTTGCTTGCGCTGTTGCCGCTGGGGGCGGCCGCTGCCGCGCCACTGAACCCGGCGGTGGCCGCGGTGCGCGACCAGTGGGCGCAGGTCGCCTACCAGACGCCGAAGCCGCAGCGCCTGCAGGCCTACGCCCGCCTCGCCACGCAGGCGGGCGTGGCCCGGCAGGCGTCGCCCCGGGATCCGGCGGCGCTGATCTGGGAGGGCATCGTGCTGTCCAGCGAGGCCAACGAGCGCGGCGGACTCGGCGCGCTCGCCCTGGTCAAGCGCGCCCGCAGCGATTTCGAGCAGGCGCTGGCGCTGGACCCGGCCGCCTTGAACGGCGCCGGCTGCACCAGCCTGGGCGCGCTGTACTACCAGGTGCCCGGCTGGCCGGTCGGCTTCGGCGACGACGCCAAGGCGCGGACCTTGTTGCAGCAGGGCCTGCAGTACGATCCGGACGGCATCGACGCCAACTACTTCTACGGCGATTTCCTGCGCGCACAGAAGGACTGGAGCGGCGCTGCCGCGGCCTTGCGCAAGGCCCTGGCGGCACCGCCGCGGCCCGGGCGCGAGGTGGCCGACCACGGCCGCCGCCAGCAGATCCAGGCGGCGTTGCGCGAGGTCGAGCCGCATCTTGCCAGCCGCTGA
- a CDS encoding response regulator transcription factor: MRILLVEDDLSLGEGIRTALRRAAYSVDWVQDGAAALAAIGDGEIDLVLLDLGLPRMDGLEVIRRTRQLGADVPILVLSARERPADRALGLDVGADDYLGKPFDTTELLARTRALLRRSAGRATPQLEIGALHLDPERLAVRWRGRALDLTRREFALLWLLAERHGRAIARDSIQQRLYGWDEDVASNAVDVHVHQLRRKLDPALIRTVRGVGYALDTQAATAAP, translated from the coding sequence ATGCGCATCCTGCTGGTGGAAGACGATCTGTCGCTGGGAGAAGGCATCCGCACCGCGTTGCGCCGCGCCGCCTATTCGGTGGACTGGGTGCAGGACGGTGCCGCTGCGCTGGCCGCGATCGGCGATGGCGAGATCGACCTGGTGCTGCTGGACCTGGGGCTGCCGCGGATGGACGGGCTGGAGGTGATCCGGCGCACCCGCCAGCTCGGCGCCGACGTGCCGATCCTGGTGCTCAGCGCGCGCGAACGGCCGGCCGATCGCGCGCTGGGCCTGGACGTGGGCGCCGACGATTACCTCGGCAAGCCCTTCGACACCACCGAACTGCTGGCGCGCACGCGTGCGCTGCTGCGGCGCAGCGCCGGCCGCGCCACGCCGCAGCTGGAGATCGGTGCGCTGCACCTGGACCCGGAGCGCCTGGCGGTGCGCTGGCGCGGCCGTGCGCTGGACCTGACCCGACGCGAGTTCGCCCTGCTGTGGCTGTTGGCCGAGCGCCACGGCCGTGCCATCGCCCGCGATTCGATCCAGCAGCGGCTGTACGGCTGGGACGAGGACGTGGCCAGTAACGCGGTGGACGTGCACGTGCACCAGTTGCGGCGCAAGCTCGATCCGGCGCTGATCCGCACCGTGCGCGGGGTCGGCTACGCGCTCGACACCCAGGCCGCGACGGCCGCGCCATGA
- the leuD gene encoding 3-isopropylmalate dehydratase small subunit, translating to MAGFATLTSRSVVLRQTNIDTDQIIPARFLSTTERAGLGRHAFNDWRWQADGTPNPEFAFNQAHNAGRQILLAGRNFGCGSSREHAPWALTDLGLRAIVSSEIADIFRNNSLKNGLLPIVLAEDDVQTLMQRPDDELTVDVAARELRTPDGRVYSFPLDAFSQTCLLEGVDEMGYLLLRQPDIERYEVTHAR from the coding sequence ATGGCCGGCTTCGCCACCCTCACCTCGCGCAGCGTGGTGCTGCGCCAGACCAACATCGACACCGACCAGATCATCCCGGCGCGGTTCCTGTCCACCACCGAGCGCGCCGGCCTCGGCCGCCACGCCTTCAACGACTGGCGCTGGCAGGCCGACGGCACGCCGAACCCGGAGTTCGCCTTCAACCAGGCGCACAACGCCGGCCGCCAGATCCTGCTGGCCGGGCGCAACTTCGGCTGCGGCTCCTCGCGCGAGCATGCGCCGTGGGCGCTGACCGACCTGGGCCTGCGCGCCATCGTCAGCAGCGAGATCGCCGACATCTTCCGCAACAACAGCCTCAAGAACGGCCTGCTGCCGATCGTGCTGGCCGAGGACGACGTGCAGACGCTGATGCAGCGCCCGGACGACGAACTGACCGTGGACGTGGCCGCGCGCGAACTGCGCACGCCCGACGGCCGCGTCTACAGCTTCCCGCTCGACGCGTTCTCGCAAACCTGCCTGCTCGAAGGCGTGGACGAGATGGGCTATCTGCTGCTGCGCCAACCCGATATCGAACGCTACGAGGTCACCCATGCACGCTGA
- a CDS encoding ATP-binding protein, with the protein MSSMRRRLLGGLLGVVVPVFALTALLSYRAGLQEAGEMFDAKLVQSSRVLMSLVDEPLDDLSRLGPAGDAIVIRGWHGQAQGVGEALAFRTGHAYESKLAFQVRDGNGHLLLRSDSGPTRQLAPLRAGFADVTLEGDRWRTFSLRSPGGRWFQTGEQADIREELAEDIALGTALPLLLALPVLVVLVWLLVNWASGALSRVSQEIGERDPQRLEPLPLRGVPREILGLVAAVNGLMRRLQTALERERRFIADAAHELRTPIAALKVHADNLRQARDADERADSQRHLDASVRRVERLVAQLLTLSRVEPGAAAAPLVPLALDALVALQVEEAHDLAARRGQHLHLRRNDPARLPANEAALSALVRNLIDNALRYAPPQGQVEVALCAGRDAVCFSVEDSGPGIPAEARERVFARFHRELGSGVEGSGLGLAIVREVVSAHGGEVTLDTSPALGGLRVCVTLPLPP; encoded by the coding sequence ATGAGCTCGATGCGGCGACGCTTGCTGGGCGGCCTGCTCGGTGTGGTGGTGCCGGTGTTCGCGCTGACCGCGCTGCTGAGCTACCGCGCCGGCCTGCAGGAGGCCGGCGAGATGTTCGACGCCAAGCTGGTGCAGTCCTCGCGGGTACTGATGAGCCTGGTCGACGAGCCGCTGGACGATCTGTCGCGGCTGGGGCCGGCCGGCGATGCCATCGTGATCCGCGGCTGGCATGGCCAGGCGCAGGGCGTGGGCGAGGCGCTGGCGTTCCGCACCGGGCACGCCTACGAAAGCAAGCTGGCGTTCCAGGTACGCGACGGCAACGGCCATCTGCTGCTGCGCTCGGACAGCGGGCCGACCCGGCAACTGGCGCCGCTGCGCGCCGGCTTCGCCGACGTGACCCTGGAAGGCGACCGCTGGCGCACCTTCAGCCTGCGCTCGCCGGGCGGGCGCTGGTTCCAGACCGGCGAGCAGGCCGATATCCGCGAGGAGCTGGCAGAGGACATCGCGCTGGGCACGGCCTTGCCGCTGCTGCTGGCGCTGCCGGTGCTGGTGGTGCTGGTGTGGCTGCTGGTGAACTGGGCCAGCGGCGCGTTGAGCCGGGTGTCGCAAGAGATCGGCGAGCGCGACCCGCAGCGGCTGGAGCCGCTGCCGCTGCGGGGCGTGCCGCGCGAGATCCTCGGCCTGGTCGCCGCGGTCAACGGGCTGATGCGGCGCCTGCAGACCGCGCTGGAGCGCGAACGCCGCTTCATCGCCGACGCCGCGCACGAGCTGCGCACCCCGATCGCCGCGCTGAAGGTGCACGCCGACAACCTGCGGCAGGCCCGCGATGCCGACGAGCGCGCCGACTCGCAGCGGCACCTGGACGCCAGCGTGCGCCGGGTGGAGCGGCTGGTCGCGCAGTTGCTGACCCTGAGCCGGGTCGAGCCGGGGGCTGCCGCCGCGCCGCTGGTGCCGTTGGCGCTGGACGCGCTGGTGGCGCTGCAGGTGGAGGAGGCGCACGACCTGGCAGCGCGCCGCGGCCAGCACCTGCACCTGCGCCGCAACGACCCGGCACGGCTGCCGGCCAACGAGGCGGCGCTGTCGGCGCTGGTGCGCAACCTGATCGACAACGCGTTGCGCTACGCGCCGCCGCAGGGCCAGGTCGAGGTGGCGCTGTGCGCCGGGCGCGACGCGGTCTGCTTCAGCGTGGAGGATTCCGGCCCCGGCATCCCGGCCGAGGCGCGCGAGCGGGTGTTCGCGCGCTTCCACCGCGAACTGGGCAGCGGCGTGGAGGGCAGCGGCCTGGGCCTGGCGATCGTGCGCGAGGTGGTGAGCGCGCACGGCGGCGAGGTGACCCTGGACACCTCCCCGGCCCTGGGCGGCCTGCGCGTCTGCGTGACCCTGCCGCTGCCGCCGTGA
- a CDS encoding ligand-binding sensor domain-containing diguanylate cyclase, with product MGLCLLLALCCASVVARAEPAAPLTERAVLERPVIARWTMQEGLPHNLVHALAQDRDGMIWVGTWEGVARFDGRAFTVFDRQNTPGMELSGVFALLADADGGMLVGTAYDGVFRYAAGRWEHLGDARAQRLRVTAMLRDADGGLWVGSEDGLFRIEADGHLVDAGAAAGLGRTRIAALLRYRDAVLVGTPQGLFRLTAHGTRAQRWGAAAMRTASIRRLAPDCHGGLLAASDEGVFWLGADDSLQWLRRGQRVDAALQDRDGHLWMSLSSGQLLRRAGNGASDEVLSISGVVSPALIEDHEGLVWAGSTEGLFRVAKGDAGGLTRQDGLGSDYVRVVQQNADGAIWIGHAAGLDRWQGGRIHAVRLSERAGRDPSVLALAAARDGGMWVGTYDQGVLLLSADGSIRQRLGVAAGVPRSMVRALLADADGGLWIGGNEGLLYRKGDRTRAYGSADGLPGRQVQALYRDRAGVLWIGTSQGIATLAADGTLRARPSGHGFPAQNAFDFLEDADGTMWVASDRGLLRLRGGQWRIYDHSVGLPRDKLFRLLDDGNGNLWANSNRGVLRIARARLAELDAGQRSTLAVDVVDRSDGMPSVQGNGSTAPAGWRSRDGILLIPTSAGLGLIDPALPSRRDVRAPPLVISHVQVDGVAQPLRGEYRLHGGVARLAVGYAGLSFRSPDKVRYRYRLQGFDRQWVDAGSNEEAVYTNLPSGSYRLDVQAMTSPLDWSRSERIGSASLQLQLVPPFWERWPFVVLVALCATGLILWWYRGRSHRYRRRQRRLNTIIAERTHELKAKNLALKLANLEREDLVRKLAYQAGHDALTGLPNRRTGDPYLNAALERALSTRTPLCVALLDIDHFKKINDAHGHEIGDEVLRRVGEALRASLGEQAFAARHGGEEFLLVLPGLDQEPARARLDALRVRIADLVLYDDDGRAVRFTASIGFACVSPALRTRRDLLVKADKLLYQAKREGRDRVVG from the coding sequence GTGGGTCTTTGCCTGTTGCTGGCGTTGTGCTGCGCCAGTGTCGTCGCGCGCGCCGAACCGGCCGCGCCGCTGACCGAGCGCGCGGTGCTCGAGCGCCCGGTGATCGCGCGCTGGACCATGCAAGAAGGGTTGCCGCACAACCTGGTGCACGCGCTGGCGCAGGACCGCGACGGCATGATCTGGGTCGGCACCTGGGAGGGCGTAGCGCGTTTCGACGGCCGCGCCTTCACCGTCTTCGATCGGCAGAACACGCCGGGCATGGAGTTGTCCGGGGTGTTCGCGCTGCTCGCCGACGCCGACGGCGGCATGCTGGTCGGCACCGCCTACGACGGCGTGTTCCGCTATGCCGCCGGGCGTTGGGAGCATCTGGGCGATGCGCGCGCGCAACGGCTGCGGGTCACCGCCATGCTGCGCGATGCCGATGGCGGGCTGTGGGTGGGCAGCGAGGACGGCCTGTTCCGGATCGAGGCCGACGGCCACCTGGTCGATGCCGGCGCCGCCGCGGGGTTGGGCAGGACCCGCATTGCCGCGCTGCTGCGCTACCGCGACGCGGTGCTGGTGGGCACGCCGCAAGGGCTGTTCCGGCTGACCGCGCATGGCACGCGCGCGCAGCGCTGGGGGGCGGCGGCGATGCGCACGGCGTCGATCCGGCGCCTGGCCCCCGACTGCCACGGCGGCCTGCTGGCAGCCAGCGACGAGGGCGTGTTCTGGCTCGGCGCCGATGACAGCCTGCAATGGCTGCGGCGCGGCCAGCGCGTCGATGCCGCGCTGCAGGACCGCGACGGCCACCTGTGGATGAGCCTGTCCAGCGGACAACTGCTGCGGCGCGCCGGCAACGGCGCCAGCGACGAAGTGCTGTCGATTTCCGGCGTGGTCAGCCCGGCGCTGATCGAGGATCACGAAGGCCTGGTCTGGGCCGGCAGTACCGAAGGCCTGTTCCGCGTCGCCAAGGGCGACGCCGGCGGCCTGACCCGCCAGGACGGGCTGGGCAGCGACTACGTGCGCGTGGTCCAGCAGAACGCCGATGGCGCGATCTGGATCGGCCATGCCGCCGGTCTCGACCGCTGGCAGGGCGGCCGCATCCATGCGGTGCGATTGAGCGAGCGCGCGGGCCGCGATCCGTCGGTGCTGGCGCTGGCCGCCGCGCGCGACGGCGGCATGTGGGTCGGCACCTACGACCAGGGCGTGCTGCTGCTGTCGGCCGACGGCAGCATCCGGCAGCGCCTGGGCGTGGCCGCGGGCGTGCCGCGGAGCATGGTGCGCGCGCTGCTGGCCGACGCCGACGGCGGCCTGTGGATCGGCGGCAACGAGGGGCTGCTGTACCGCAAGGGCGATCGCACGCGGGCCTACGGCAGCGCCGACGGTTTGCCGGGGCGGCAGGTGCAGGCGCTGTACCGCGACCGCGCCGGCGTGCTGTGGATCGGCACCAGCCAGGGCATCGCCACGCTCGCCGCGGACGGCACGCTGCGGGCGCGGCCGAGCGGCCACGGCTTCCCGGCGCAGAACGCCTTCGACTTCCTCGAAGATGCCGACGGCACGATGTGGGTCGCCAGCGACCGCGGCCTGCTGCGGCTGCGCGGCGGGCAGTGGCGCATCTACGACCACAGCGTCGGCCTGCCGCGCGACAAGCTGTTCCGGTTGCTCGACGACGGCAACGGCAACCTGTGGGCCAACAGCAATCGCGGGGTGCTGCGCATCGCGCGTGCGCGTCTGGCGGAACTGGACGCCGGCCAGCGCAGCACCCTGGCGGTGGACGTGGTCGATCGCAGCGACGGCATGCCCAGCGTGCAGGGTAACGGCAGCACCGCGCCGGCCGGTTGGCGCAGCCGCGACGGGATATTGCTGATCCCGACCTCGGCCGGCCTGGGGCTGATCGATCCGGCGCTGCCGAGCCGGCGCGACGTGCGTGCGCCGCCGCTGGTGATCTCGCACGTGCAGGTGGATGGCGTGGCGCAGCCGCTGCGGGGCGAGTACCGCCTGCACGGCGGCGTCGCCCGGCTCGCGGTCGGCTATGCCGGGCTCAGCTTCCGCTCGCCGGACAAGGTGCGCTACCGCTACCGCCTGCAGGGATTCGACCGCCAGTGGGTCGATGCCGGCAGCAACGAGGAGGCCGTCTACACCAACCTGCCGTCGGGCAGCTATCGCCTGGACGTGCAGGCGATGACCAGCCCGCTGGACTGGTCGCGCAGCGAGCGCATCGGCAGCGCCTCGCTGCAGTTGCAGTTGGTGCCGCCGTTCTGGGAGCGCTGGCCGTTCGTGGTGCTGGTGGCGCTGTGCGCGACCGGCCTGATCCTGTGGTGGTATCGCGGCCGCAGCCATCGCTACCGGCGCCGCCAGCGTCGCCTCAACACCATCATCGCCGAGCGCACCCACGAGCTGAAGGCCAAGAACCTGGCCTTGAAGCTGGCCAACCTCGAACGCGAGGATCTGGTGCGCAAGCTCGCCTACCAGGCCGGCCACGATGCCCTGACCGGCCTGCCCAACCGGCGCACCGGCGATCCCTACCTCAACGCGGCGCTGGAGCGGGCGCTGAGCACGCGCACGCCCCTGTGCGTGGCGCTGCTGGACATCGACCATTTCAAGAAGATCAACGACGCGCACGGCCACGAGATCGGCGACGAGGTGCTGCGCCGGGTCGGCGAGGCGCTGCGCGCCAGCCTCGGCGAGCAGGCGTTCGCCGCGCGCCATGGCGGCGAGGAGTTCCTGCTGGTGCTGCCCGGCCTGGACCAGGAACCGGCGCGTGCGCGCCTGGATGCGTTGCGCGTGCGCATCGCCGACCTGGTGCTGTACGACGACGACGGGCGCGCAGTGCGCTTCACCGCCAGCATCGGCTTCGCCTGCGTGTCGCCGGCCCTGCGCACGCGCCGCGACCTGCTGGTGAAGGCCGACAAGCTCCTGTACCAGGCCAAGCGCGAAGGCCGCGATCGGGTGGTCGGCTAG
- the leuC gene encoding 3-isopropylmalate dehydratase large subunit, whose amino-acid sequence MSATPRTLYDKLWDAHVVVPESAAAPAVLYIDLHLIHEVTSPQAFTELKTRGLAPRRPDRTKATMDHSTPTLPRGADGKLPYYTPASEAQVDMLARNCADYGIELFDMGSDNRGIVHVIAPEQGFTQPGMTIVCGDSHTSTHGAFGALAFGIGTSEVGHVLATQCLLQRKARTMAITVDGPLAPGVGAKDVILHIIGVIGVNGGTGHVLEYRGSTIEAMDMEQRMTLCNMSIEAGARAGMVAPDQVTFDWVANTPRGPKGADFDAAVQRWSQLRSDPGARFDVEVRIDARDIRPTLTWGTHPGTAIAVDVPIPAAQDPAAQKGLHYMHLEAGHALIGTPVDVVFVGSCTNGRLSDMRAVAQVLRGRKVAPHVRMLVVPGSEIVKRQAEAEGIHEVVRAAGAEWRESGCSMCIAMNGDLVAPGQLAVSTSNRNFEGRQGPGSRTLLASPLTAAWAAVNGKVSDPRALFAEVA is encoded by the coding sequence ATGTCCGCCACTCCCCGCACCCTGTACGACAAGCTGTGGGACGCGCACGTCGTCGTCCCCGAAAGCGCCGCCGCCCCGGCGGTGCTGTACATCGATCTGCACCTGATCCACGAAGTGACCTCGCCGCAGGCGTTCACCGAACTCAAGACGCGCGGCCTGGCGCCGCGCCGGCCCGACCGCACCAAGGCGACGATGGACCATTCCACGCCGACCCTGCCGCGCGGCGCCGACGGCAAGCTGCCGTACTACACCCCGGCCTCCGAGGCGCAGGTGGACATGCTCGCGCGCAACTGCGCCGACTACGGCATCGAACTGTTCGACATGGGCTCGGACAACCGCGGCATCGTCCACGTGATCGCGCCGGAACAGGGCTTCACCCAGCCCGGCATGACCATCGTCTGCGGCGACAGCCACACCTCCACGCACGGCGCGTTCGGCGCGCTGGCGTTCGGCATCGGCACCAGCGAGGTCGGCCACGTGCTGGCCACGCAATGCCTGCTGCAGCGCAAGGCCAGGACCATGGCGATCACCGTCGACGGGCCGCTGGCGCCGGGCGTTGGCGCCAAGGACGTGATCCTGCACATCATCGGCGTCATCGGCGTCAACGGCGGCACCGGCCACGTGCTGGAATACCGCGGCTCCACCATCGAAGCGATGGACATGGAGCAGCGCATGACCCTGTGCAACATGTCGATCGAGGCCGGCGCGCGCGCCGGCATGGTCGCGCCGGACCAGGTCACCTTCGACTGGGTCGCCAACACCCCGCGCGGCCCCAAGGGCGCCGATTTCGACGCCGCCGTGCAGCGCTGGTCGCAGTTGCGCAGCGATCCCGGCGCGCGCTTCGACGTCGAGGTGCGCATCGATGCGCGCGACATCCGCCCGACCCTGACCTGGGGCACCCACCCCGGCACCGCGATCGCGGTGGACGTGCCGATCCCGGCCGCACAGGATCCGGCGGCGCAGAAGGGCCTGCACTACATGCACCTGGAAGCCGGGCACGCGCTGATCGGCACGCCGGTGGACGTGGTGTTCGTCGGTTCCTGCACCAACGGCCGGCTCAGCGACATGCGCGCCGTGGCGCAGGTGCTGCGCGGACGCAAGGTGGCGCCGCACGTGCGCATGCTGGTGGTGCCGGGTTCGGAGATCGTCAAGCGCCAGGCCGAGGCCGAGGGCATCCACGAGGTGGTGCGCGCGGCCGGCGCGGAATGGCGCGAGTCCGGCTGCTCGATGTGCATCGCCATGAACGGCGACCTGGTGGCGCCGGGACAGCTGGCGGTGAGTACCAGCAACCGCAATTTCGAGGGCCGCCAGGGCCCGGGCTCGCGCACCCTGCTGGCCTCGCCGCTGACCGCGGCCTGGGCGGCGGTGAACGGCAAGGTCAGCGATCCGCGCGCGCTGTTCGCGGAGGTCGCGTGA
- the leuB gene encoding 3-isopropylmalate dehydrogenase encodes MHADIVVLPGDGIGPEVATAAIAVLRAVAARHGHDFQFHEHDIGGIAIDRHGEPLPAATLTACQGADAVLLGAVGGPKWSDPNAKVRPEQGLLAIRRGLGLFANLRPVKPHKAALDASPIKPHLLQGVDIVVVRELTGGIYFGDKTRSASDASDLCRYTVAEIERVLRSAFRLARQRRNHVVSVDKANVLETSRLWRDVAARIGREEFPDVRLEHQLVDSMAMHLLAKPREYDVIVTENMFGDILTDEASMLAGSLGLLPSASLGDGRIGLYEPIHGSAPDIAGKGIANPYATILSAALLLRHSLGLDAEAVAIEQAVDAALEAQAFTADLAAPGQGISTEAATQAVLQRLQG; translated from the coding sequence ATGCACGCTGACATCGTCGTCCTGCCCGGCGACGGCATCGGTCCGGAAGTCGCCACCGCCGCGATCGCGGTGCTGCGCGCCGTCGCCGCGCGCCACGGCCACGACTTCCAGTTCCACGAACACGACATCGGCGGCATCGCCATCGACCGTCACGGCGAGCCGCTGCCGGCGGCCACGCTGACCGCCTGCCAGGGCGCCGACGCGGTGCTGCTGGGTGCGGTCGGCGGACCGAAGTGGTCCGATCCCAACGCCAAGGTGCGCCCGGAGCAGGGCCTGCTGGCGATCCGCCGCGGCCTGGGCCTGTTCGCCAACCTGCGCCCGGTCAAACCGCACAAGGCGGCGCTGGACGCCTCGCCGATCAAGCCGCACCTGTTGCAGGGCGTGGACATCGTGGTGGTGCGCGAACTGACCGGCGGCATCTACTTCGGCGACAAGACCCGCAGCGCCAGCGACGCCAGCGACCTGTGCCGCTATACCGTCGCGGAGATCGAACGGGTGCTGCGCAGCGCGTTCCGCCTGGCCCGGCAGCGCCGCAACCACGTGGTCTCGGTGGACAAGGCCAATGTGCTGGAAACCTCGCGGCTGTGGCGCGACGTCGCCGCGCGCATCGGCCGCGAGGAATTCCCGGACGTGCGCCTGGAACACCAACTGGTCGATTCGATGGCCATGCACCTGCTGGCCAAGCCGCGCGAGTACGACGTGATCGTCACCGAGAACATGTTCGGCGACATCCTCACCGACGAAGCCTCGATGCTGGCCGGCTCGCTGGGGCTGCTGCCGTCGGCCTCGCTGGGCGACGGCCGCATCGGCCTGTACGAGCCGATCCACGGCTCGGCGCCGGACATCGCCGGCAAGGGCATCGCCAATCCCTACGCGACCATCCTCAGCGCGGCGCTGCTGCTGCGCCATTCGCTGGGCCTGGACGCCGAAGCGGTGGCGATCGAGCAGGCGGTGGATGCCGCGCTCGAGGCGCAGGCGTTCACCGCCGATCTCGCCGCGCCCGGCCAGGGCATCTCCACCGAGGCGGCCACGCAGGCAGTGTTGCAGCGCCTGCAGGGCTGA